In the Terriglobia bacterium genome, AGTACGCAGTCCTTGTATTGTGTTTCGCCGCACCGTTCGTGTTTTCACAGTCCGGCGGCCAAACCGGCGGGGGTAGCACGACGAAGAACACTCCCAGCGTGCCCGCACGCCCGACGTCGCCCAGAATACAGGAGGAGCGCCGGTTAGTGTTCCTCAGCGGGCGAGTCACGCTGGACGACGGCACGGAGCCGCCGGAACGGGCGTCAATCGAACGCGTGTGCAACGGACGGGTGCGGCGCGAGTCCTATACCGACTCGCACGGACAGTTCGGGTTTCAGTTGGGCGCGGAGGATCGAGGTTTTCAGGATGCATCGGTGGGGGGCGGTCCCGATCCGATGCGCAACATGTCACCGTTCCCGAATCCACAAGCGGCAGGCAGGTCACTCGGGACGGCGAGTCAAGGGGCCACGCAGCAGGACGGGACGGCGAGTCAAGGGGTCACGCAGCAGTACGGGACGGCGAGTCAAGGGGTCACGCAGCAGGAATGGCTGGGTTGCGAGCTACGCGCGAACCTGGCAGGATTCCGTTCGGATTCCATTGCGCTGGCAGGGCGCCAGCTCTTCGACAATGGCAGCGTGGGGACGATCGTGCTGCACCGTCTCGGCAACGTAGAGGGCACCAGCATCAGCGCCACCTCGCTGCGGGCGCCGCGGAATGCGAAAAAGGCGTTTGAACGTGGCCAGAATTTTCTGAAGAAAGGGAACAAAGCGGAGGCGGCCGGGCAGTTCAGCAAAGCGATCGAATTGTATCCGATGTACGCAGAGGCACGGATGCAACTCGGCGATATCTACGCCAACCTGGGACGCCGTGAGGAAGCGAAAAAGTCGTACGAGCAGGCCCTCGAAGCTGATCCGCACTTCCTGCCGCCGTACTTCGGCCTGGCGGTGCTGGCGGCCCAGGAGAAGGATTGGAAGTCTGTCGCCGAACTCAGCGCACGCGCGCTGGCGCTGAATGCCTACGAATATCCCGTCGCGTATTTTTACGATGCGGCCGCCAACTACAATCTGCGCAACTTCGATCGGGCCGAGAAAAGCGCGCGCGCGGGACAGCGACTGGATTCGCAACATCGCTTGCCGCGTATTGATTTCATTCTCGCCAACGTCCTCATGCAACGCGGGGACTTTGCCGGCGCCGCCGAGCAACTGCGCTCGTTCCTGAATCATGCGCCACCCGGCGCGGAGGCGGACGAGGCGCGTGAAATGCTGGCGGGCACCGAGAGCAGGCTGGCGGCCGCCGCTCCGGCCGCCAACGCGGTGGCGACGCCGAAGTAATCGTTGCCGGACGCGGGATCGCGCCACTAGTCGAGGTCGCGCCAGTTCTTGCCCACGCCCATATCCACCAGCAGCGGGACTTTGAGCGGATGGGCCTGCTCCATCTGCTCCTTGACCAGCGCGCGCAGGCTTTCGATTTCCTCTTCCGGCGCTTCAAAGACCAACTCGTCATGGACCTGAAGCAGCATGCGCGACTGGAGTTTTTGTTCGCGCAGCAGGCGGTCAATGCGGATCATGGCGATCTTGATGAGGTCGGCGGCGGTGCCCTGCAGCGGGGTGTTGACGGCGGTGCGCTCGGCGAAGCCGCGGAGGTTGGAGTTCTTGCTGAGAATGTCGGGAATGGGGCGCACGCGGCCGAACAGCGTGGTCACCTTCTGGTCGCGCCTCGCCTGCGCCAGGGTCTGGTCGATGAAGCGGCGCACGCCCTGGTATTTTTCGAAATACGCATCAATGTAGGCTTTGGCCTCCTTGGTGTCGATGCCCAGCGTCTGGGAGAGCCCGAAGGCCGAGAGGCCGTAGACGATGCCGAAGTTCACCACCTTGGCGCGGCGGCGATGCTCGGAGTCCACCATGAGCGGGGGCACGCCAAAGACCTGCGAGGCGGTGAGGGTGTGAATGTCGTCGCCGCGGCGGAACGCCTCCACCAGCAGCCGGTCTTCGGAGAAGTGCGCCAGCAGGCGGAGTTCGATCTGCGAGTAATCGGCCGCCAGCAGCAGGCAGCCGGGCTCGGCGATGAAGGCGGCGCGGATTTCGCGCCCCAGCTCGGTGCGGACGGGAATGTTCTGCAGGTTCGGGTTCTTCGAGGAGAGGCGGCCGGTGGCAGTGTTGGTCTGATCGAAGGTGGTGTGCAGGCGGCGCGTGACAGGGTTGAGCAGCAGCGGCAGCGCGTCCACGTAGGTGGACTTCAGCTTTGAGAGCTGGCGGTAGGAGAGCACCAGGCGCGGTATTTCGTGCGCGGCGGCGAGGTCCTGCAACACGTCCACGGCGGTGGAGATGGTCTTGCCCTTGCCGTACTTCATCGGCCTCGGCAGGTTGAGCTTGTTGAACAGAATGTCGCCGAGCTGCTTGGGAGAGTTGATGTTGAACACCTGCCCCGCAAGTTCGTAGATCTGGCGCGCCACCGACTGGCAGTCGCGATCCAGGCGACTCGACATTTCGGCCAAAACGTCGCAATCGATTTTCACGCCGGCGTCTTCCATGCGCGCCAGTACGGGCACGAGCGGGAGATCGATTTCGTCGTAAAGCTTCTTCAGCCCGGCCTGCTCGACTTTTTCGCGCAGGGAGGAGGCGAGGCGGCCGGTGACGTCGGCGGCTTCGGGAAGCGATCCACCCAGCTTGAGGTTGAAGTGGCGCAGCGCGACCTGGGGCAGCTCGTGGTTGGAGTAGGTGGGGTCGAGCAGGTAGGAGTAGAGCATGGGGTCGTGCTCGACGCCGGCGAGTTCGAAGGCCACGTTTTCAGGGCCACCCGAGAGCGCGTGCAGGGCGGCCTTGTAATCGTGAATGGATTTCGCAAGGGTGGGATCGGCGAGAGCCTTTTTCACGCGCGTGGCGGCGGGACCGCCGTCGAGGGAAATTGACAGCGCATGGCCGGGATGGGCGGAGATGGCGAGCCTGTCGGGCGCGGCGGTCACTTCGGGGACAGCGGGCTCGTCCAGGAGCGACAAGGGTGGGGCAACCGTGGTTTCGTTTTCAGCGATTTCGTCTTCTTCTGTCGCGGGCGAGGGCGCCTGCGCTCCATCAGCTTGCTGCACAGCGATGGCGAGTGGGGCGTGCTTGCTCACCGACCGGAGCACGCTTTCCACGTCGGCGGCGGATGTGGCGTCGCGGTAATCGGTCTCGCCGAGCTCGACGCCCGAAGGCAGAAATTCCTTCAGCAGCGTGTTGAACTCCAGCTCGGCAAACAGTTCGCGGCAGGCGGCGGCGTCAGGCTCGACGGCGCGCATGGGCTCCAGGTCCAGCGTGACCGGGACATTGGCATCGATGGTGGCCAGCTGCTTCGACCACAGAATCTGCTCGCGATAATTCTGCAGCGACTCGCGGTAAGTTTTCTTCTCGATTTCGGCGGCGTGCTCCAGGGCATTCTCCACCGAGCCGAAGCGCTGGATAATGTCCACCGAGCCCTTGTCGCCGATGCCGGGCGCGCCGGGAATATTGTCAATCGCGTCGCCGCGCAGCGCCATGACGTCCACCACGCGCGCGGGCGGCACGCCGAGAATCTCCTCGACCTTGGGCGGAT is a window encoding:
- a CDS encoding tetratricopeptide repeat protein, translated to MRAPQVLAKYAVLVLCFAAPFVFSQSGGQTGGGSTTKNTPSVPARPTSPRIQEERRLVFLSGRVTLDDGTEPPERASIERVCNGRVRRESYTDSHGQFGFQLGAEDRGFQDASVGGGPDPMRNMSPFPNPQAAGRSLGTASQGATQQDGTASQGVTQQYGTASQGVTQQEWLGCELRANLAGFRSDSIALAGRQLFDNGSVGTIVLHRLGNVEGTSISATSLRAPRNAKKAFERGQNFLKKGNKAEAAGQFSKAIELYPMYAEARMQLGDIYANLGRREEAKKSYEQALEADPHFLPPYFGLAVLAAQEKDWKSVAELSARALALNAYEYPVAYFYDAAANYNLRNFDRAEKSARAGQRLDSQHRLPRIDFILANVLMQRGDFAGAAEQLRSFLNHAPPGAEADEAREMLAGTESRLAAAAPAANAVATPK
- the polA gene encoding DNA polymerase I; the protein is MSFIFRAYHAMARQRPMSTKTGVPTSATFVFTNMLLKLVKDFAPEYRAAVFDVAAPTFRDQQAAQMSAVGKFDLKTQTFQQQEYKGYKAQRAEMPADLAQQIPHIRRLLEAYRIPILEMSGYEADDVIGTLARQAAAQSHTVYVVSNDKDMLQLVNDRICVLNPPKDNLICDPPKVEEILGVPPARVVDVMALRGDAIDNIPGAPGIGDKGSVDIIQRFGSVENALEHAAEIEKKTYRESLQNYREQILWSKQLATIDANVPVTLDLEPMRAVEPDAAACRELFAELEFNTLLKEFLPSGVELGETDYRDATSAADVESVLRSVSKHAPLAIAVQQADGAQAPSPATEEDEIAENETTVAPPLSLLDEPAVPEVTAAPDRLAISAHPGHALSISLDGGPAATRVKKALADPTLAKSIHDYKAALHALSGGPENVAFELAGVEHDPMLYSYLLDPTYSNHELPQVALRHFNLKLGGSLPEAADVTGRLASSLREKVEQAGLKKLYDEIDLPLVPVLARMEDAGVKIDCDVLAEMSSRLDRDCQSVARQIYELAGQVFNINSPKQLGDILFNKLNLPRPMKYGKGKTISTAVDVLQDLAAAHEIPRLVLSYRQLSKLKSTYVDALPLLLNPVTRRLHTTFDQTNTATGRLSSKNPNLQNIPVRTELGREIRAAFIAEPGCLLLAADYSQIELRLLAHFSEDRLLVEAFRRGDDIHTLTASQVFGVPPLMVDSEHRRRAKVVNFGIVYGLSAFGLSQTLGIDTKEAKAYIDAYFEKYQGVRRFIDQTLAQARRDQKVTTLFGRVRPIPDILSKNSNLRGFAERTAVNTPLQGTAADLIKIAMIRIDRLLREQKLQSRMLLQVHDELVFEAPEEEIESLRALVKEQMEQAHPLKVPLLVDMGVGKNWRDLD